ATCTTGTCGACCCTACTCCGTCGAAATCTTCTGTCTTCGAAAAGGCCCAACATGTTGACCTCGTTCAGTCCTCGACGTCGGGGATTCACCCTGATTGAACTTCTTGTCGTGATTGCCATCATCGCAATCTTGATTGCTCTGCTTCTTCCGGCCGTTCAGCAGGCTCGCGAAGCCGCCCGGCGAACCGAATGTAAGAACAAACTCAAGCAGTTCGGGCTTGCACTGCACAACTACCACGACACCTACCGAACCTTCCCACCAGCACAAATTGACAGTACATCTTGCTCGGCGGGGAACCCTCCATCGGCGGGCTCGAATGTGAACGGGCTTGTCTTTTTGCTGCCATACATGGATTTGAACAACTTGTACTCGCAGCTCAACTTTAGCCTGGCATTCGACGACTACTCACCCGGCGGAGCCGCACTCTACGGTGGTGAAGCCACTACAAACGGTGCGTTGATTGCCCAAGAGTTCGGAATCTTCACATGCCCTTCGGATATTGGTCCGATCGGGGCGAGTACCAGCACCACATACAACTCGCCGAGCGGCACACCCGATCAACGAACGAATTACGACTTCATCACTTACTACAACAACTACAACACCTGCGATAACTGGCAAGGGGCGGGCATCAATCGCACGATGTTTGATGACAACAGTAAATGCCGAATCGCAGACATCTCCGACGGAACCTCGAACACGGTCGCGATGGCGGAGACACGAAAAGCCTGCTGTGCCAACGGTAGCAATGCGAACTGGGGTGCCCGCGGATGGGTCCAAAACGGTCTAAGCCTTCGCTATTCCCGCCCAAACAACACGACTCGTAGTGGCGTGGAATACAAACCACGACTTGGCAACTGGGCCTACACCGGAAGTTTTCACCCCGGTGGCATTCAGGTGCTGATGGGCGACGGCAGTGTCCGTTTCCTAACCGACAACACAGACTCAACGACCCGTTTGAATCTCGAACGTATCGCGGATGGCGAAGTCATTCAGGAATTCTAAGCCGCAACGTCGATATCGTTGCACCAAAATTCACAACGACATCGAAAAGGCTGCCGCAAACTCATCAAGACGCGAAAGCGATCAATCCGTTTTCGCGTCTTGTTTTGCAATTCGGACGCCGAAACAACCGTCACCGTCAATTTTCACTCGCCAAACCTTCGGCATTCACCATCACCGACTTCACCATGCCGAAGCAGAATCGATTGCAAGACCACTTCAACAGAGACGCCATGATGACCCGGATTTTTCGTTTGGAAGGCCGACCAAGCTGGCTGTTATTGACCATCCTCCTCCTTTTGGGATGCGGCGGTGGCACGGAGCTTCCTGAATACGCCAATCAGCTGATTCCAGTTTCCGGAATCATCACCACCGACGGGCAACCCGTTTCCGACGCCAACGTGACCTTCCATCCTGCCGGTAATGGAG
This portion of the Thalassoroseus pseudoceratinae genome encodes:
- a CDS encoding DUF1559 domain-containing protein, which gives rise to MLTSFSPRRRGFTLIELLVVIAIIAILIALLLPAVQQAREAARRTECKNKLKQFGLALHNYHDTYRTFPPAQIDSTSCSAGNPPSAGSNVNGLVFLLPYMDLNNLYSQLNFSLAFDDYSPGGAALYGGEATTNGALIAQEFGIFTCPSDIGPIGASTSTTYNSPSGTPDQRTNYDFITYYNNYNTCDNWQGAGINRTMFDDNSKCRIADISDGTSNTVAMAETRKACCANGSNANWGARGWVQNGLSLRYSRPNNTTRSGVEYKPRLGNWAYTGSFHPGGIQVLMGDGSVRFLTDNTDSTTRLNLERIADGEVIQEF